Below is a window of Nitrospirota bacterium DNA.
CAGACCTTGCCGAACATCTCGGTCATCGGGGAAGCCAGTAGCGGACATGAGGCGGTCGAGGTCGTGGCCCGTGACCAGCCGGATGTGGTGCTGATGGATATTGCGATGCCGGGGTTGAACGGCTTGGACGCGGCAGCCCGCATCGTCAAACGATGGCCGGGAGTTCGGGTCATTATTCTCTCGATGCACGCGAACGAAGAATATGTCGGACAGGCGCTCGATGCCGGGGCCACCGGCTATCTCCTCAAAGGTGCGGAGCCCGCTGAGCTGGAATTGGCCCTCAAGGCCGTGATGCGCGGCGAGACGTACTTGACGGCCAGTGTGTCGAAGCCGCTGGTGGATGAATATGTGGCCCGGCGGAAAGATCAAGCTGGGCCTCTTCATGATCTCACTTCTCGTCAACGGGAAATCCTGCAATTGATCGCGGAGGGCAATTCGACCAAAGCGATTGCCCACAAGCTGAACCTGAGCATCAAAACGGTTGAAACCCACCGGAGCGAACTGATGCGCCGGCTCGACATCCATGATGTGGCGGGACTGGTTCGCTACGCGATCAAAACGGGCCTTGTCACGTTGGGAACCTAGCAGGCTGTCGATAAAGGCCGTCAGCGGCGTTCTCGACTCATCGAAATCCTCAACGGGGACCCGGCCGCCTCACCACTCGGCGGCGCGCACAAACGTGGTGCTCCTTATTCGTCG
It encodes the following:
- a CDS encoding response regulator transcription factor, yielding MPIRVMLADDHILIRAGLRALLQTLPNISVIGEASSGHEAVEVVARDQPDVVLMDIAMPGLNGLDAAARIVKRWPGVRVIILSMHANEEYVGQALDAGATGYLLKGAEPAELELALKAVMRGETYLTASVSKPLVDEYVARRKDQAGPLHDLTSRQREILQLIAEGNSTKAIAHKLNLSIKTVETHRSELMRRLDIHDVAGLVRYAIKTGLVTLGT